The proteins below come from a single uncultured Methanobrevibacter sp. genomic window:
- a CDS encoding Ig-like domain repeat protein, with protein MKIRKSLILLMVFISLFVIGAASASDSDNIADTMELSAVDDEIQTLEIDENQNTNEVLSADEGNAKDIEIDVNVENKTYDEQITVNGTVVDNTSSIDFDNSTVGIDVDGKHVADVTVSSEGKYEYAFEIGAFEVGTHYVKATLISGTDKIATAGTVFSIKKANPIVVLENVTAIIGAGVKVPVNVTDRNGKKVSGDAIVTIIFPGNSISKYAKIINGSAEATFDMADMMGNMMGMMGGDTDWNSTFGGGNSSQNSTMKFNISDIKNMINGTGNGSSPYGGGGYGPFASGSSAVKFTYFLPVGTYNITATFLSNRNYNEAENNTNLTVVYNSDVFFVTDITSPKNKGDKTIVTIIALDKYGNPMPKIDVTAIVDDNQEVNATLDDNAMATVTFDNLVTGDHKLLVSTNATGNITNQTFDFSIVIPKVNLAFEANDMSVVAVNTAVDGKVGKYFTATLKDEFGNILNNKTVQISINGEKYDATTNENGAAEIQLNIAKANVYTCAIAYLGDDAYNGVFDIAKVTVTKQTAKLTTKSASYKAKAKTKKLTATFKSAKGKAIKNKKITFSVKGKTYTAKTNAKGVATVKVKLTTKGKFTFTAKFAGDDTYKALSKKGKLTIK; from the coding sequence TTGAAAATCAGAAAGAGTTTAATTTTGCTGATGGTTTTTATTTCACTTTTCGTTATCGGTGCTGCTAGTGCTTCCGATAGCGATAATATAGCAGATACTATGGAATTATCTGCTGTTGATGATGAAATACAAACCCTTGAAATTGATGAAAATCAAAATACAAATGAAGTGTTATCCGCTGATGAGGGTAATGCCAAAGATATAGAAATTGATGTCAATGTTGAGAATAAAACATATGATGAACAGATAACTGTAAATGGTACTGTTGTCGACAATACCAGTTCAATTGACTTTGACAATAGTACTGTCGGTATAGATGTTGATGGAAAACATGTAGCTGATGTTACAGTATCTTCTGAAGGCAAATACGAATATGCTTTTGAAATAGGAGCTTTTGAAGTCGGCACTCATTATGTTAAAGCAACATTAATCAGTGGAACCGATAAAATCGCAACTGCTGGTACTGTATTCAGTATTAAAAAAGCCAACCCTATTGTAGTTCTTGAAAACGTTACTGCAATAATCGGAGCAGGTGTTAAAGTACCGGTAAATGTTACTGATCGCAATGGTAAAAAAGTCTCTGGGGACGCTATTGTAACAATAATCTTCCCTGGAAACAGCATAAGCAAATATGCAAAAATTATCAACGGAAGTGCTGAAGCAACCTTTGATATGGCGGATATGATGGGTAACATGATGGGCATGATGGGCGGTGATACCGACTGGAATTCAACATTCGGAGGAGGTAACTCCAGCCAAAACTCTACCATGAAATTCAACATATCAGATATCAAAAATATGATTAATGGAACCGGTAACGGATCCAGCCCTTACGGAGGCGGAGGTTATGGTCCTTTCGCATCCGGAAGCAGTGCTGTTAAATTCACTTACTTTTTACCGGTTGGAACATACAATATAACTGCAACTTTCCTGTCAAACAGAAATTATAATGAAGCTGAAAATAACACTAATCTTACTGTTGTTTACAACAGTGATGTTTTCTTTGTAACAGACATTACCTCTCCTAAAAACAAAGGAGACAAAACAATTGTAACCATCATAGCATTGGACAAATACGGAAATCCTATGCCAAAAATAGATGTAACAGCAATTGTTGACGACAATCAGGAAGTAAACGCAACCCTAGATGATAATGCAATGGCAACAGTTACTTTTGACAATTTAGTCACTGGTGATCATAAATTATTAGTTAGTACTAATGCCACAGGCAACATAACTAATCAGACCTTTGACTTTAGCATAGTTATTCCAAAAGTAAACCTTGCATTTGAAGCTAATGACATGTCTGTTGTTGCTGTAAATACTGCAGTCGATGGTAAAGTCGGCAAATATTTCACTGCTACTTTAAAAGATGAGTTCGGTAATATTTTAAACAATAAAACTGTACAAATCTCAATAAATGGTGAAAAATACGATGCAACTACAAATGAAAATGGAGCTGCTGAAATACAACTCAATATTGCAAAAGCTAATGTTTATACCTGTGCTATTGCTTATTTAGGTGATGATGCATATAATGGTGTATTTGATATAGCTAAAGTCACTGTAACTAAACAAACTGCTAAACTCACAACCAAAAGTGCATCATACAAAGCAAAAGCCAAAACCAAAAAGCTAACAGCAACTTTCAAGTCTGCTAAAGGAAAAGCAATCAAAAACAAGAAAATAACATTTAGTGTTAAAGGTAAGACCTACACTGCTAAAACCAATGCTAAAGGTGTAGCTACTGTTAAAGTGAAACTCACTACAAAAGGTAAATTCACTTTCACAGCTAAATTTGCAGGAGACGATACTTACAAAGCGCTTAGTAAAAAAGGTAAATTGACTATAAAATAA
- a CDS encoding pyridoxamine 5'-phosphate oxidase family protein: MFRKMRRQKQELPEDECIDILKNEPRGVLALLGDNDYPYSLPMSHVYADGKIYFHGAQTGHKNDAVQKHSKCSYCVMDEGVKTSDSWWYTFRSVIVFGQIKTLTDSDEKIRALTFLGDKFFPTHEETVDEISRLLDRTEVFEITIEHMTGKIVKEK; this comes from the coding sequence ATGTTTAGAAAAATGAGGCGGCAAAAGCAGGAACTTCCTGAAGATGAATGTATTGACATTTTGAAAAATGAACCTCGAGGCGTTCTGGCACTTTTAGGTGATAATGATTATCCTTATTCTCTTCCAATGAGTCATGTCTATGCTGACGGAAAGATATATTTCCATGGCGCACAAACCGGCCATAAAAACGATGCAGTTCAAAAACACTCAAAATGTTCTTATTGTGTAATGGATGAAGGTGTGAAAACTTCTGACAGCTGGTGGTATACTTTCAGAAGCGTAATTGTCTTTGGTCAGATTAAAACATTAACTGACAGTGACGAAAAGATAAGGGCACTTACTTTTTTAGGAGATAAGTTTTTTCCAACCCATGAAGAAACTGTTGATGAAATTTCAAGATTATTGGATAGAACAGAAGTATTTGAAATCACCATAGAACATATGACTGGGAAAATAGTGAAAGAAAAGTAG